In one window of Onychomys torridus chromosome 5, mOncTor1.1, whole genome shotgun sequence DNA:
- the Chrm3 gene encoding muscarinic acetylcholine receptor M3: protein MTLHSNSTASPLFPNISSSWVHSSSEAGLPLGTVTHLGSYNISQAAGNFSSKDTSSDPLGGHTVWQVVFIVFLTGFLALVTIIGNILVIVAFKVNKQLKTVNNYFLLSLACADLIIGVISMNLFTTYIIMNRWALGNLACDLWLSIDYVASNASVMNLLVISFDRYFSITRPLTYRAKRTTKRAGVMIGLAWVISFVLWAPAILFWQYFVGKRTVPPGECFIQFLSEPTITFGTAIAAFYMPVTIMTILYWRIYKETEKRTKELAGLQASGTEAEAENFVHPTGSSRSCSSYELQQQSMKRSSRRKYGRCHFWFTTKSWKPSVEQMDQDHSSSDSWNNNDAAASLENSASSDEEDIGSETRAIYSIVLKLPGHSTILNATKLPSSDNLQVPDEELGTGDLERNANKLQAQKCIDDGDSCQKDFTKLPIQLESAVDMPKTSDTNSSADKTTATLPLSFKEATLAKRFALKTRSQITKRKRMSLIKEKKAAQTLSAILLAFIITWTPYNIMVLVNTFCDSCIPKTYWNLGYWLCYINSTVNPVCYALCNKTFRTTFKMLLLCQCDKRKRRKQQYQQRQSVIFHKRVPEQAL, encoded by the coding sequence ATGACCTTGCACAGTAACAGTACAGCCTCGCCTTTGTTTCCCAACATCAGCTCTTCCTGGGTGCACAGTTCCTCAGAGGCAGGACTGCCCTTGGGGACAGTCACTCACTTGGGCAGCTACAACATTTCACAAGCAGCTGGGAATTTCTCCTCAAAGGACACCTCCAGTGACCCTCTGGGGGGTCACACCGTCTGGCAAGTGGTCTTCATTGTATTCTTAACAGGCTTCCTGGCGTTGGTGACCATCATTGGCAACATCCTTGTCATTGTGGCATTTAAGGTCAACAAACAGCTGAAGACAGTCAACAACTACTTCCTCTTAAGCCTGGCCTGTGCAGACCTGATCATTGGGGTCATTTCCATGAACCTGTTCACTACCTACATCATTATGAACCGCTGGGCACTGGGGAACTTAGCCTGTGACCTCTGGCTTTCCATTGACTATGTGGCCAGCAATGCTTCTGTCATGAATCTGCTGGTCATCAGCTTTGACAGGTACTTTTCCATCACGAGGCCACTCACCTACCGAGCCAAACGAACAACAAAACGAGCTGGTGTGATGATTGGTCTGGCTTGGGTCATCTCCTTTGTCCTGTGGGCTCCTGCCATCTTGTTCTGGCAATACTTTGTAGGGAAGAGAACTGTTCCCCCAGGAGAATGTTTTATTCAGTTCCTGAGTGAGCCCACCATCACCTTCGGCACGGCGATTGCTGCTTTCTATATGCCTGTCACCATCATGACTATTTTATATTGGAGGATCTATAAGGAAACTGAAAAACGTACCAAAGAGCTGGCTGGCCTACAGGCCTCTGggacagaagctgaggcagaaaactTTGTCCACCCCACGGGCAGTTCTCGAAGCTGCAGCAGCTATGAACTACAACAGCAAAGCATGAAACGCTCATCCAGGAGGAAGTACGGTCGCTGTCACTTCTGGTTCACCACCAAGAGCTGGAAGCCCAGTGTTGAGCAGATGGACCAAGACCACAGTAGTAGTGACAGCTGGAATAACAACGATGCTGCTGCCTCCCTAGAAAACTCTGCCTCCTCCGATGAAGAGGACATTGGCTCCGAGACCAGAGCCATCTACTCTATTGTGCTCAAGCTTCCAGGTCATAGCACCATCCTCAACGCTACCAAGCTGCCATCCTCAGACAACCTGCAGGTGCCAGATGAGGAGCTTGGGACTGGTGATTTGGAGAGAAATGCCAATAAGCTTCAGGCCCAGAAGTGCATCGATGATGGTGACAGCTGTCAGAAGGACTTCACCAAGCTTCCCATCCAGTTAGAGTCTGCCGTGGACATGCCCAAGACCTCTGACACCAACTCCTCGGCAGACAAGACCACGGCCactctacctctgtccttcaaggaAGCCACACTTGCTAAGAGGTTTGCTCTGAAGACCAGAAGTCAGATCACCAAGCGGAAAAGAATGTCACTCATCAAGGAGAAGAAGGCAGCCCAGACCCTCagtgccatcttgctggccttcaTCATCACATGGACCCCCTACAACATCATGGTCCTGGTGAATACCTTCTGTGACAGCTGCATCCCCAAAACCTATTGGAATCTGGGCTACTGGCTGTGCTATATCAACAGCACCGTGAACCCCGTGTGCTATGCCCTGTGCAACAAAACATTCCGAACCACCTTCAAGATGCTTCTCTTATGCCAGTGTGACAAAAGAAAGAGACGCAAACAGCAGTACCAGCAAAGACAGTCAGTCATTTTTCACAAGCGAGTGCCCGAGCAGGCCTTGTAG